In Chromobacterium rhizoryzae, one genomic interval encodes:
- a CDS encoding HD domain-containing protein, with protein MNSILSDATLDDWRVRLIGLLQQQPGDDDGAHDLNHFHRVWACARQLLDAHPDGDALTVLAACYLHDLVNLPKNHPERHLASRQAAARARALLAAGDFPAERLDGVAHAIEAHSFSAAIPPQSLEARIVQDADRMDALGAVGLARLFYTAGRMDSALAHPQDPLGEARQLDDRRWALDHIEVKLAKLPAMMQTEAGRKMAEQRLQWLRDFRRQFCQEWRTA; from the coding sequence ATGAACTCCATTCTTTCCGACGCGACGCTAGACGACTGGCGCGTCCGCCTGATCGGCCTGCTGCAACAACAGCCGGGCGACGACGACGGCGCCCACGATCTCAACCATTTCCATCGCGTCTGGGCCTGCGCCCGGCAGTTGCTGGACGCCCATCCCGACGGCGACGCATTGACCGTGCTGGCCGCCTGTTATCTGCACGACCTGGTCAACCTGCCGAAAAACCATCCGGAACGCCATCTGGCCTCGCGCCAGGCCGCCGCCCGCGCCCGCGCGCTGCTGGCCGCCGGCGATTTTCCGGCGGAACGGCTGGACGGCGTGGCCCACGCCATCGAGGCGCATAGTTTCAGCGCGGCCATCCCGCCGCAGAGCCTGGAAGCCCGCATCGTGCAGGACGCCGACCGCATGGACGCGCTGGGCGCCGTCGGTCTGGCGCGGCTGTTCTACACCGCCGGGCGCATGGACTCGGCGCTGGCTCATCCGCAAGATCCGCTGGGCGAGGCCCGCCAGCTGGACGACCGCCGCTGGGCGCTGGACCACATCGAGGTTAAGCTCGCCAAATTGCCGGCCATGATGCAAACCGAGGCCGGCCGAAAGATGGCGGAGCAACGGCTGCAGTGGCTGCGGGACTTCCGCCGGCAATTCTGCCAGGAATGGCGAACCGCCTAG
- a CDS encoding alpha/beta hydrolase, whose amino-acid sequence MSPRLELLHQAPAPTAARLAPPLLFVHGAFCGAWCWREYFMPWFARQGYDCWALSLEGHGGSEGRDYLAAIGVDDYVRNLDAALKQLPAAPVMVGHSMGGYVVQQYLSRRKLPGAALLASVPPGGLASSSLRLLTQAPALFLKLNMYQHGLYDPEFIELKDMLLSPDAPESAVELLISRCQQESQRALMDMTLINPLANRPLARLPALVLGAAEDRLVGPEDVVATARRLDVAADILPHLGHMMMLDTRWESAAEWLANWLERQFPEDWDQALSA is encoded by the coding sequence ATGTCCCCGCGCCTGGAGCTGCTGCATCAAGCCCCGGCGCCAACGGCGGCGCGTCTCGCGCCGCCGTTGTTGTTCGTGCACGGCGCCTTTTGCGGCGCCTGGTGCTGGCGGGAATACTTCATGCCCTGGTTCGCCCGGCAAGGCTACGATTGCTGGGCGCTGAGCCTGGAGGGACACGGCGGCAGCGAGGGCCGGGATTACCTGGCCGCGATCGGCGTCGACGACTATGTGCGCAATCTCGACGCGGCGCTCAAGCAATTGCCGGCCGCGCCGGTGATGGTGGGCCACTCCATGGGCGGCTACGTGGTGCAGCAATACCTGAGCCGCCGCAAGCTGCCCGGCGCGGCCTTGCTGGCCTCGGTCCCGCCCGGGGGGCTCGCCTCGTCCAGCCTGCGGCTGCTGACGCAGGCGCCGGCGCTGTTTCTCAAGCTCAATATGTACCAGCACGGCCTGTACGATCCGGAGTTCATCGAACTGAAGGACATGCTGCTGTCGCCGGACGCGCCGGAATCGGCGGTGGAACTGCTGATCAGCCGTTGCCAGCAGGAAAGCCAGCGAGCGCTGATGGACATGACCCTGATCAACCCGCTGGCCAACCGGCCGCTGGCGCGGCTGCCGGCGCTGGTGCTGGGCGCGGCCGAAGACCGGCTGGTGGGGCCGGAAGATGTGGTGGCCACCGCGCGGCGTCTGGACGTGGCGGCGGACATCCTGCCCCATCTTGGCCATATGATGATGCTGGACACGCGCTGGGAGAGCGCGGCGGAATGGCTGGCGAACTGGCTGGAACGGCAATTTCCGGAAGACTGGGATCAGGCGCTCAGCGCCTGA
- a CDS encoding metallophosphoesterase yields MILKLQRNTQGRDWAVGDIHGCFRQLSRLLKMAAFNPECDRLLSVGDMIDRGADSAAVLEWLAQPWFYAVRGNHEQLAIDSILGDKQAEIRHVNNGGSWLLTLPAPQRQACLAAFQRLPYAIEVSDADGGKIGVVHADCPGNDWDALAAGLANGTLPESGRNVALWSRERARHGRGGVVRGVDLLLVGHTPQTSATRFDNVLNLDTGAVYGGKLTLFCLNDFVELSLPSEDDALLGFHLHD; encoded by the coding sequence ATGATTCTGAAGCTGCAACGCAATACCCAAGGCCGCGATTGGGCGGTCGGCGACATTCACGGCTGCTTCCGCCAATTGTCGCGTTTGCTGAAAATGGCCGCCTTCAATCCCGAGTGCGACCGACTGTTGTCGGTCGGCGACATGATAGACCGCGGCGCCGACAGCGCGGCGGTGCTGGAGTGGCTGGCGCAACCGTGGTTCTACGCGGTGCGCGGCAATCACGAACAATTGGCGATCGATTCGATACTGGGCGACAAGCAAGCCGAAATCCGCCACGTCAACAACGGCGGCTCCTGGTTGCTGACCCTGCCCGCGCCTCAGCGACAAGCCTGCCTGGCCGCTTTTCAGCGCCTGCCCTACGCGATAGAGGTCAGTGACGCGGACGGCGGCAAGATCGGCGTGGTGCACGCGGATTGCCCCGGCAACGACTGGGACGCGCTGGCCGCCGGCCTAGCCAACGGCACGCTGCCGGAAAGCGGCCGCAACGTCGCGCTGTGGTCGCGGGAACGCGCGCGCCACGGCCGCGGCGGCGTTGTGCGCGGCGTGGACCTGCTGCTGGTGGGCCATACCCCGCAAACCAGCGCCACCCGCTTCGACAATGTGTTGAACCTGGACACCGGCGCCGTCTACGGCGGCAAACTGACCCTGTTCTGCCTGAACGACTTCGTCGAACTGTCGCTGCCCAGCGAAGACGACGCCCTGCTCGGTTTCCACCTGCACGATTAG
- a CDS encoding putative motility protein — MDGLSQISGQGVSNSIQIYALKKAMSAQSQSALSLVQGASDNMAQAQASNPAHLGQNIDTRA; from the coding sequence ATGGATGGATTGAGTCAGATCAGCGGGCAGGGCGTGTCCAACAGCATCCAGATCTACGCATTGAAAAAAGCCATGTCGGCGCAGTCGCAGTCGGCTTTGAGCTTGGTGCAAGGCGCGTCCGACAATATGGCGCAGGCCCAGGCCAGCAATCCGGCCCATCTGGGGCAGAATATCGATACCCGCGCCTGA
- a CDS encoding ABCB family ABC transporter ATP-binding protein/permease, with protein sequence MRFTHSGPAPDHRNDIATLKTLVPYLWVFKWRVLLALSCMILAKVAAVSTPLYLKDIVDQLSVPATLLALPVLALAGYGCARLLSSVLGELRDAVFARVIQGAVRSVAGGVFQHLLRLSLRFHLERQTGGMSRDIERGTKGIGFLLNFTVFNILPTLLEIGMVTAILLHRYAWPFALVTFGTIAVYIAFTLVVTEWRTVYRRSMNDLDSKANAKAIDALLNYETVKYFNNEGYEAARYDKNLAAWEASAIKNQVSLSMLNAGQGLIIASGVTLIMVLSAREVVAGRMTVGDVVLVATFITQLYAPLNFLGFVYREIKHSLADIERMFALLGANEEVADAPGAAVLAAPAAAVRFEQVGFAYESKRRILNEVSFDIPAGKTLAVVGASGAGKSTLSRLLFRYYDVGEGRILVNGRDIRELSQDSLRAHIGIVPQDTVLFNDTVYYNIAYGRPGASREEVMEAAKSAHIHDFVSSLPDGYDTMVGERGLKLSGGEKQRVAIARTILKNPPILIFDEATSALDSRTEKAIQRELAEISANRTTLIIAHRLSTIVDADQILVMEAGRVLEQGSHRELLERGGRYAEMWRLQQTEQPVADDV encoded by the coding sequence ATGCGTTTTACCCATTCCGGCCCGGCTCCGGACCACCGCAACGATATCGCCACCCTCAAGACGCTTGTGCCCTATTTATGGGTGTTCAAGTGGCGGGTGCTGTTGGCGCTGTCCTGTATGATTTTGGCCAAGGTGGCCGCGGTCAGCACGCCCTTGTACCTGAAAGACATCGTCGATCAACTCTCGGTGCCGGCCACCCTGTTGGCCTTGCCGGTGCTGGCGCTGGCCGGCTACGGCTGCGCCCGTCTGCTGTCCAGCGTGCTGGGCGAGCTGCGCGACGCGGTGTTCGCGCGGGTGATACAGGGCGCGGTGCGCAGCGTGGCCGGCGGCGTGTTCCAGCATCTGCTGCGGCTGTCGCTGCGCTTTCACCTGGAGCGTCAGACCGGGGGCATGAGCCGCGACATCGAGCGCGGCACCAAGGGCATAGGCTTTTTGCTGAACTTCACCGTGTTCAACATCCTGCCCACCTTGCTGGAAATCGGCATGGTCACCGCCATTCTGCTGCACCGCTACGCCTGGCCGTTCGCGCTGGTGACCTTCGGCACCATCGCCGTCTACATCGCCTTCACCCTGGTGGTGACCGAGTGGCGCACCGTCTACCGCCGCAGCATGAACGATCTGGACTCCAAGGCCAACGCCAAGGCGATAGACGCGCTGCTCAATTACGAGACGGTCAAATATTTCAACAACGAAGGCTACGAGGCGGCGCGCTACGACAAGAATCTGGCGGCCTGGGAAGCGTCGGCGATCAAGAACCAGGTGTCGCTGTCCATGCTCAACGCCGGCCAGGGCCTGATCATCGCCAGCGGCGTCACCCTGATCATGGTTTTGTCCGCGCGCGAGGTGGTGGCCGGGCGGATGACGGTGGGCGACGTGGTGCTGGTGGCCACCTTCATCACCCAGTTGTACGCGCCCTTGAACTTCCTCGGCTTCGTCTACCGCGAGATCAAGCATTCGCTGGCCGACATCGAGCGCATGTTCGCGCTGCTGGGCGCCAACGAGGAGGTGGCGGACGCGCCGGGAGCGGCGGTGCTGGCCGCGCCGGCGGCCGCGGTGCGCTTTGAACAGGTGGGCTTCGCTTACGAGAGCAAGCGGCGGATTCTGAACGAGGTCAGCTTCGACATCCCGGCCGGCAAGACGCTGGCGGTGGTCGGCGCCAGCGGCGCGGGCAAATCCACGCTGTCGCGGCTGCTGTTTCGCTATTACGACGTCGGCGAGGGCCGCATCCTGGTCAACGGCCGCGATATCCGCGAACTGAGCCAGGACAGCCTGCGTGCCCATATCGGCATCGTGCCGCAGGACACGGTGCTGTTCAACGACACGGTGTATTACAACATCGCCTACGGCCGGCCCGGCGCCAGCCGCGAGGAAGTGATGGAAGCGGCCAAGTCCGCGCACATCCACGATTTCGTCAGCAGTCTGCCGGACGGTTACGACACGATGGTGGGCGAGCGCGGCCTCAAGCTGTCCGGCGGGGAAAAACAGCGGGTGGCGATTGCGCGCACCATTCTGAAGAATCCGCCCATCCTGATCTTCGACGAGGCCACCAGCGCGCTGGATTCGCGCACCGAGAAGGCGATCCAGCGCGAATTGGCCGAGATCTCAGCCAACCGCACCACGCTGATCATCGCCCACCGGCTGTCCACCATCGTCGACGCCGACCAGATCCTGGTGATGGAGGCCGGGCGCGTGCTGGAGCAGGGCAGCCACCGCGAGCTGTTGGAGCGCGGCGGCCGCTACGCCGAGATGTGGCGTTTGCAGCAGACGGAGCAGCCGGTGGCCGACGACGTCTGA
- a CDS encoding GNAT family N-acetyltransferase, with protein MRLHSLSLIDFPLIHQAFRLAFSDYLHAGQPQTDERAVAPGADAQLRAPAAPMQHGGQLFFVHLHGLHCDEAGPIGYCVATGVTPDARRQGLLQAMAAAVSRRLASRGIQRQQLEVISDNAAAMAAYLKLGFRPRRRLDCYRIEHALAVDAAPGWRCEAADRSQWPRWPLHSEPAVPNSRDSLERARPPLLLMTAKQNGDLLGYALYSAAGDVAELAVAPPHRRRGVARSLLAAVQRDTAAPALAISNLDADDEAGAGLLRSCGARLWLSQWEMRRP; from the coding sequence ATGCGCCTGCACAGCCTGTCCCTGATCGATTTCCCCCTCATCCATCAAGCCTTCAGGCTGGCATTCAGCGACTACCTGCACGCCGGCCAGCCACAGACCGACGAGCGCGCCGTCGCGCCAGGCGCCGATGCTCAACTCCGGGCGCCAGCCGCGCCGATGCAGCATGGCGGCCAGCTGTTCTTCGTCCATTTGCATGGGCTGCACTGCGACGAGGCCGGCCCGATCGGCTATTGCGTCGCCACCGGCGTCACGCCCGACGCGCGCCGCCAAGGCCTGCTGCAAGCCATGGCCGCCGCGGTCAGCCGGCGGCTGGCCAGCCGGGGCATACAGCGTCAACAGCTGGAGGTGATCAGCGACAACGCCGCGGCCATGGCCGCCTATCTGAAGCTGGGCTTCCGTCCTCGCCGCCGGCTGGACTGTTACCGCATTGAACACGCGCTGGCCGTGGACGCCGCGCCCGGCTGGCGCTGCGAAGCCGCTGACCGCTCGCAATGGCCGCGCTGGCCGCTGCACAGCGAGCCCGCCGTGCCCAATAGCCGCGACAGCCTGGAGCGCGCGCGGCCGCCGCTGCTCTTGATGACGGCGAAACAGAACGGCGATTTGCTGGGCTACGCGCTTTATTCCGCCGCCGGCGACGTCGCGGAACTGGCGGTTGCGCCGCCGCATCGGCGCCGCGGCGTCGCCCGCTCGCTGCTGGCCGCCGTTCAGCGGGACACCGCCGCGCCCGCGCTGGCCATCAGCAATCTAGACGCCGACGACGAAGCCGGCGCCGGCCTGCTGCGGTCTTGCGGCGCTCGTCTGTGGCTGTCGCAATGGGAAATGCGCCGCCCTTGA
- a CDS encoding pseudouridine-5'-phosphate glycosidase, producing MHNAHLDIHPEVAAALAANRPVVALESTIISHGMPYPQNVETALQVEAEIRAHGAVPATIAIIDGHLKAGLSADEIEYLGKGGRDIAKVSRRDLPFIVAGKRSGATTVATTMIIAAMAGIRVFATGGIGGVHRGAERSFDVSADLQELAQTPVAVVCAGAKSILDLGLTLEYLETHGVPVIGHRCDHLPAFFTRDSAFKLDHRLDEAVDIAATMQAKWNLQLRGGVVVANPIPEQYAMPRDKIDAAIEQALGEAEAQGVAGKESTPFLLARVCELTGGNSLAANIQLVLNNARLASAIAARYCELNAG from the coding sequence ATGCACAACGCCCATCTCGACATCCATCCCGAAGTCGCCGCCGCCCTGGCCGCCAACCGCCCGGTGGTGGCGTTGGAATCCACCATCATTTCCCACGGCATGCCTTATCCGCAGAACGTGGAAACCGCGCTGCAAGTGGAAGCGGAAATCCGCGCCCACGGCGCGGTGCCGGCCACCATCGCCATCATCGACGGACATCTGAAGGCCGGTCTGAGCGCGGACGAGATCGAATACCTGGGCAAGGGCGGCCGCGACATCGCCAAGGTCAGCCGCCGCGACCTGCCCTTCATCGTCGCCGGCAAACGCAGCGGCGCCACCACCGTGGCCACCACCATGATCATCGCCGCGATGGCCGGCATCCGCGTGTTCGCCACCGGCGGCATCGGCGGCGTGCACCGCGGAGCCGAGCGCAGCTTCGACGTGTCCGCCGACCTGCAGGAACTGGCTCAAACCCCGGTGGCCGTGGTCTGCGCCGGCGCCAAGTCCATCCTGGACCTGGGCCTGACGCTGGAATACCTGGAAACCCACGGCGTGCCGGTCATCGGCCACCGCTGCGACCACCTGCCGGCCTTCTTCACCCGCGACAGCGCCTTCAAGCTGGACCACCGTCTGGACGAGGCCGTCGACATCGCCGCCACGATGCAGGCCAAGTGGAACCTGCAACTGCGCGGCGGCGTGGTGGTGGCCAATCCGATTCCGGAGCAATACGCGATGCCGCGCGACAAGATCGACGCCGCCATCGAGCAGGCGCTGGGCGAGGCCGAAGCGCAAGGCGTGGCCGGCAAGGAGTCCACCCCCTTCCTGCTGGCTCGCGTCTGCGAGCTGACCGGCGGCAACAGCCTGGCCGCCAACATCCAGCTGGTGCTGAACAACGCCCGCCTGGCCTCGGCGATCGCGGCGCGCTACTGCGAACTGAACGCAGGCTGA
- a CDS encoding PfkB family carbohydrate kinase — MTEREQQILSLLRLDPLIPQQELADQLGISRSAVAGHIMNLVQKGHIRGKGYILAEQRYVAAVGGANMDIVGSAAAALRHGDSNPGQVRCSPGGVARNVAENLARLGADCRLVSVVGDDIHGRSLLEATQRAGVDVRGCLTLPDAATSTYLSIQQADGDMALAINDMDILNRLTPERLQAQSELVRHAGAVVADTNLSADALAWLIAESGDKPLFVDPVSAFKAERVRPWLSRIHTLKPNRLEAAALSGLPLERAEHAPEAARWFHGQGVRRIVLSMAGAGIYYSGEAGDGWLDAPDCAIVNTTGSGDALMAGLTWGWLNELSLADSVRFARGCAALTLSSAATNNPSLSRAAVEAYLNA; from the coding sequence ATGACTGAGCGGGAACAACAAATCCTCTCTCTGCTGCGCCTGGATCCGCTGATCCCGCAGCAGGAGCTGGCGGATCAACTGGGCATCAGCCGCTCGGCGGTGGCCGGGCATATCATGAATCTGGTGCAAAAGGGGCATATCCGCGGCAAAGGCTACATCCTGGCCGAACAGCGCTATGTCGCCGCCGTCGGCGGCGCCAATATGGACATCGTCGGCAGCGCCGCCGCCGCGCTGCGCCACGGCGACTCCAATCCCGGCCAGGTGCGCTGCTCGCCCGGCGGCGTGGCGCGCAACGTCGCGGAAAACCTGGCGCGGCTGGGCGCCGACTGCCGGCTGGTCTCGGTGGTGGGCGACGACATCCACGGCCGCTCGCTGCTGGAAGCCACCCAGCGCGCCGGCGTCGACGTGCGCGGCTGTCTGACGCTGCCGGACGCCGCCACCTCCACCTATCTGTCCATCCAGCAGGCCGACGGCGACATGGCGCTGGCCATCAACGACATGGACATTCTCAACCGGCTGACGCCTGAGCGCCTGCAAGCGCAGAGCGAGCTGGTGCGCCACGCCGGCGCGGTGGTGGCCGACACCAATCTGAGCGCCGACGCGCTGGCCTGGCTGATCGCCGAAAGCGGCGACAAGCCGCTGTTCGTCGATCCGGTATCCGCGTTCAAGGCCGAGCGCGTCCGCCCCTGGCTGTCGCGCATCCACACGCTGAAACCCAACCGCCTGGAAGCCGCCGCCTTGTCCGGCCTGCCGTTGGAACGGGCGGAGCACGCGCCGGAGGCGGCGCGCTGGTTCCATGGCCAGGGCGTGCGCCGCATAGTGCTGAGCATGGCCGGCGCCGGCATCTATTACAGCGGCGAAGCCGGCGACGGCTGGCTGGACGCGCCGGACTGCGCCATCGTCAACACCACCGGCTCCGGCGACGCGCTGATGGCCGGCCTGACCTGGGGTTGGCTCAATGAGCTGTCGCTGGCGGACAGCGTGCGCTTTGCTCGCGGCTGCGCCGCGCTGACGTTGTCCTCCGCCGCCACCAACAACCCTTCCCTGTCCCGCGCGGCGGTGGAAGCCTATCTGAACGCCTGA